The proteins below are encoded in one region of Candidatus Flexicrinis proximus:
- a CDS encoding sugar ABC transporter permease, translated as MAAQGNAPTPYRVRRSPGDIIFGAVVDFFDFFFKPLQRLLGARSMPYVFVLPNLLVFGIFILWPMLLNFYYAMTGSSQLLPENRPWVGLDNFGLLFDCGNFLDPNSCRQDLFWKAAFNTGWFVSIQVGALILISLLTALVLNQKIRARGFFRSVFFYPVLLSPVVVALIWRWILQNDGLLNALITALGGDKVQFFLSPAWMRFWVVFISVWAQMGFYTLILLAGLQSIPAELYEAGGIDGASRWQSFRHITMPLLMPTMLVVLVLSLIRAVQSFDVVYAFTNGGPGTSTTFLVQYIYTTAFAGQTFQYGLASAASLLLGFVLLILTIIQFRSGRQSELA; from the coding sequence ATGGCCGCTCAGGGTAATGCCCCGACGCCTTATCGCGTCAGGCGCTCCCCCGGCGACATCATTTTTGGCGCGGTTGTCGACTTTTTTGACTTCTTTTTTAAGCCGCTCCAGCGCCTGCTTGGCGCCCGGAGCATGCCTTATGTATTTGTGCTTCCCAACTTGCTCGTCTTCGGCATCTTCATTCTGTGGCCGATGCTCCTGAATTTTTACTATGCCATGACTGGCAGCAGCCAACTGCTGCCGGAAAACCGGCCGTGGGTCGGTCTCGACAATTTCGGCCTGCTTTTTGACTGCGGTAATTTCCTCGACCCGAATTCATGCCGGCAAGACCTCTTCTGGAAAGCGGCTTTCAACACGGGGTGGTTCGTCTCCATTCAGGTCGGCGCGCTGATCCTGATTTCGCTGCTGACCGCGCTCGTCCTCAACCAGAAAATCCGCGCCCGTGGTTTCTTCCGCAGCGTCTTCTTCTATCCGGTACTGCTTTCGCCGGTGGTCGTTGCCCTTATCTGGCGCTGGATCCTTCAGAATGATGGCCTCCTCAACGCCCTGATTACGGCCCTGGGCGGCGATAAAGTTCAGTTCTTCCTCAGCCCGGCCTGGATGCGCTTCTGGGTTGTCTTCATCAGTGTCTGGGCACAGATGGGCTTTTACACCCTCATCCTTCTCGCCGGCCTGCAATCCATTCCGGCCGAGCTCTACGAAGCCGGCGGCATCGACGGCGCCTCGCGCTGGCAGTCTTTCCGCCATATCACCATGCCGCTCCTGATGCCGACCATGCTCGTCGTCCTCGTCCTTTCGCTGATCCGCGCTGTGCAGTCCTTTGACGTGGTCTATGCCTTCACCAATGGCGGGCCGGGAACATCCACCACCTTCCTTGTTCAGTACATCTATACCACCGCATTTGCCGGCCAGACTTTCCAGTACGGCCTGGCCTCGGCGGCGTCGCTCCTGTTAGGCTTTGTCCTCCTGATCCTGACCATCATTCAGTTCCGGTCAGGCCGTCAGTCTGAATTGGCGTAG
- a CDS encoding serine/threonine-protein phosphatase, whose protein sequence is MSNTREITLTVAGLTDVGKKRQRNEDSLRWLIPEPGSPQAAYGSVLLVCDGMGGVGQGDVASQTAVEQFFRVYYDLSYVETDTEKRVQKALETAHNAVRDAATSLGRLYIGTTAAGMVIRSDGTALSFNLGDSRVYRLRNQLFEVISKDQSVNAAQLERGEITPEQAAAARNMNITMFIGHPLEMTPVYIPLTIESGDIYMLCSDGLWDVIPDKQLRDIIMTQSPEDAARSYVDVTLRNGAPDNVSVIVASTRTHTRRRSKWPWLVLLLAIIAGGAFAVFQNQRSASAPEATASETPSVVAAATDTQPGAGAPSQAPESTSPLQVLEVLPSNTKPPTATATVTPPASATATDTATVTGTSTATQTGTVTETATRRPTRTPIPTNTAPPSSTPTDTATTRPTRTASPTRTATPTASPTPTATATATDTATATATDTMTPLPTKTPTDTPTGTLPPTATSTATASNTPTTTSTSNPAFWVLQGTPTAALELVTVARFNALSDPPQQIYTGNIERRFNSVTEVDPLDAGNKYVLVYLRSGVLGGGRFWWLIEDVQPQFEVLISTGISVYATASFAAPQRAAIPVGELVIVTGISPNGQWFKIRSRRGEGWVSKTVLDEGWVRFLGDINDVPTVFPPSLGQPASATPPPGSTAAPTTDPGQPQQPQPTAAPGEPTQVPPTGVPPTAIPPTSEPPTAEPPTAEPPTPEPPTPEPPTPEPPVEPTKEGTG, encoded by the coding sequence ATGAGCAACACCCGGGAAATCACGCTGACCGTCGCAGGACTGACAGATGTCGGCAAAAAGCGTCAGCGCAACGAAGACTCGCTCCGCTGGCTGATCCCTGAGCCGGGTAGTCCACAGGCTGCCTACGGCTCGGTACTGCTGGTGTGCGATGGTATGGGCGGCGTAGGACAGGGCGATGTTGCCAGCCAGACGGCGGTCGAACAGTTCTTCCGCGTGTATTACGACCTGAGCTATGTGGAGACGGATACCGAGAAGCGCGTACAGAAGGCGCTCGAAACGGCGCATAACGCGGTGCGCGACGCGGCGACTTCGCTCGGGCGTTTGTACATCGGCACGACCGCCGCAGGTATGGTGATCCGCAGCGACGGAACAGCGTTAAGCTTCAACCTGGGCGACTCGCGCGTTTACCGGCTTCGAAACCAGTTGTTCGAGGTCATCAGTAAAGACCAGAGCGTGAACGCGGCGCAGCTGGAACGCGGCGAAATCACGCCGGAACAGGCGGCGGCGGCGCGCAACATGAACATCACGATGTTCATCGGGCACCCGCTGGAGATGACGCCGGTTTATATCCCGCTGACGATCGAATCCGGCGATATCTACATGCTGTGCAGCGACGGTCTGTGGGATGTCATCCCGGACAAGCAGCTGCGCGACATCATCATGACGCAGTCACCGGAGGACGCCGCGCGGAGTTATGTGGACGTGACGCTGCGTAACGGCGCCCCGGACAATGTCTCGGTGATTGTGGCGTCAACGCGCACACACACGCGGCGCAGATCGAAATGGCCGTGGCTCGTCCTGCTGCTGGCAATCATCGCGGGCGGGGCCTTCGCGGTGTTCCAGAACCAGAGGTCCGCATCCGCGCCTGAAGCTACGGCTTCGGAGACGCCTTCAGTGGTGGCAGCCGCAACTGATACCCAGCCGGGGGCGGGCGCCCCCTCACAAGCGCCGGAGAGCACATCGCCGCTGCAGGTGCTGGAGGTGCTCCCGTCGAATACGAAGCCCCCAACCGCGACCGCCACGGTGACTCCACCGGCCTCGGCAACAGCCACTGATACCGCAACAGTCACGGGGACGTCCACGGCGACGCAGACCGGTACCGTTACAGAGACCGCGACCCGCCGGCCCACGCGCACACCGATCCCGACCAATACCGCGCCGCCGTCGTCGACACCGACCGATACGGCAACCACCCGCCCCACACGCACGGCCAGCCCGACCCGGACGGCCACGCCGACGGCCTCCCCTACCCCAACGGCGACCGCCACCGCCACCGATACGGCGACCGCCACCGCGACTGATACGATGACCCCGCTGCCGACCAAGACGCCGACAGATACGCCAACCGGCACACTGCCCCCAACGGCTACCAGCACGGCGACGGCCAGCAACACACCAACCACCACGTCGACCAGCAATCCGGCGTTCTGGGTGCTGCAAGGCACGCCAACCGCCGCGCTGGAACTGGTAACGGTGGCCCGATTCAACGCGCTGTCCGATCCTCCACAGCAGATCTATACTGGGAATATCGAGCGTCGATTCAACAGCGTGACCGAGGTTGATCCACTGGATGCAGGCAACAAGTACGTGCTTGTGTACCTGCGCTCCGGCGTGTTGGGTGGAGGCCGCTTTTGGTGGCTGATCGAGGACGTCCAGCCGCAATTTGAAGTGCTGATCTCGACGGGTATCAGCGTATATGCGACAGCCAGCTTCGCAGCTCCGCAGCGCGCGGCCATCCCGGTTGGCGAACTGGTCATCGTGACCGGCATATCACCCAACGGGCAATGGTTCAAAATTAGATCACGGCGCGGCGAAGGCTGGGTCTCAAAAACTGTTCTGGACGAGGGCTGGGTGCGCTTCCTGGGCGACATCAACGACGTACCGACGGTATTCCCGCCATCGCTGGGCCAACCGGCAAGCGCAACTCCGCCGCCGGGATCGACAGCAGCGCCCACGACCGATCCAGGTCAACCACAACAACCTCAGCCCACCGCAGCACCGGGTGAGCCGACGCAAGTTCCGCCGACAGGCGTGCCGCCGACCGCCATACCACCGACGTCTGAGCCGCCGACTGCCGAGCCACCCACGGCTGAACCGCCCACGCCCGAGCCGCCCACGCCTGAACCGCCCACGCCCGAGCCGCCGGTCGAGCCGACGAAGGAAGGCACGGGTTAA
- a CDS encoding extracellular solute-binding protein, whose product MVMGVAAQDPVEIHITWYDDGNEGAVLRDLLDRFEAENPDIKVVIDTVAYQVVNEQLPSQVQAGEAPDIARITGFQALLGFYLDMRPHLADAETFASYFPAATLASLRKSDDTSEGLYGIPTQFTITGPYINRTLFEQAGVAVPSDESDAVSWDQWLEAAAAVAAATETPYALAFDRSGHRWLGAAITEGVSILNEDGSVTYDTEGFRAFAEKFKAWHDNGWMPAEVWLGSGGSYAPATDFFINGQAVMYEAGSWQIGNFSNVIGDAFDWEAVPNPTGPGGSTGMPGGAVLVAFADTEHPAEVARIFEYLAQPEVYAEFTARTLFIPGHTSLPEFEYDTENESAKAALNVFKAEALKLEDQAFALQYNPFFGPINVEIRERLTQYMLGEISLDDAISRAQQAVDDAMAAAGS is encoded by the coding sequence ATGGTCATGGGCGTCGCAGCGCAGGATCCGGTTGAAATACATATCACTTGGTACGACGACGGCAACGAGGGTGCTGTTCTTCGGGACCTTCTGGATCGCTTTGAGGCGGAAAACCCAGACATCAAGGTCGTCATCGACACGGTTGCCTACCAGGTCGTGAACGAACAGCTTCCGTCGCAGGTACAGGCCGGCGAAGCACCGGACATCGCCCGCATCACCGGGTTCCAGGCGCTCCTGGGCTTCTATCTGGATATGCGCCCGCACCTTGCGGACGCCGAGACATTTGCCTCGTACTTCCCGGCCGCGACCCTTGCCTCGCTCCGTAAGTCCGATGATACCAGCGAAGGACTCTATGGCATCCCGACTCAATTCACCATCACCGGCCCCTATATCAACCGCACGCTGTTCGAACAGGCTGGTGTTGCCGTCCCGAGCGACGAGAGCGACGCCGTGAGCTGGGATCAGTGGCTCGAGGCCGCCGCAGCCGTGGCCGCCGCCACCGAGACGCCATACGCCCTCGCCTTTGACCGCAGCGGTCACCGTTGGCTGGGCGCTGCCATCACCGAGGGCGTCTCCATCCTGAATGAAGACGGCTCCGTCACCTATGACACCGAGGGTTTCCGTGCATTCGCCGAGAAGTTCAAGGCCTGGCACGACAACGGCTGGATGCCTGCCGAAGTCTGGTTGGGCAGCGGCGGCAGCTATGCCCCGGCAACCGACTTCTTTATCAATGGTCAGGCTGTTATGTACGAAGCCGGCTCCTGGCAGATCGGCAACTTCTCGAACGTCATCGGCGATGCCTTTGACTGGGAAGCTGTCCCGAATCCGACCGGCCCCGGCGGCAGCACCGGTATGCCAGGCGGCGCCGTCCTGGTCGCCTTTGCCGATACCGAGCATCCGGCAGAAGTCGCCCGGATCTTCGAATATCTGGCTCAGCCCGAAGTCTACGCCGAATTCACGGCCCGTACCCTCTTCATCCCGGGACACACTTCACTGCCGGAATTCGAATATGACACCGAGAACGAATCTGCCAAGGCCGCGCTCAACGTTTTCAAGGCTGAAGCCCTGAAGCTCGAAGATCAGGCTTTTGCGCTCCAGTACAATCCGTTCTTCGGCCCCATCAACGTCGAAATTCGTGAGCGCCTTACCCAGTACATGCTTGGCGAAATCTCCCTTGATGACGCGATCTCGCGCGCGCAGCAAGCCGTCGATGACGCCATGGCCGCCGCTGGCAGCTAG
- a CDS encoding bifunctional aldolase/short-chain dehydrogenase — protein sequence MSETPAVSNRYETEDAAKYPGDLGQLIYVSRLLGQDETLVLSGGGNTSVKVTEPDLFGEPEERIYIKGSGADLANVSEDGFTPMRLIQTGRLAELATLSDSDMTNALASYKIRADAPPPSVEAVLHAAIPGKFVLHTHADAVVTISNTPSGEKFIREIYGKRALVVPYVMPGFKLARTVVDLWRKFAAEPGELMILLNHGVFTWGETAKAAYDTMIEAVRLAEEFLRAHNAFEWPLTNSDPLVDRVIPQALLRKRISEAAGAPMLLTYYPSGRGFGLAQHPNGADLATRGPLTPDHVIRTKRVPMVGRDVEAYAKQYEAYFEAQSLRDSRALTRLDAAPRIVIDPELGMLSAGRTMQEAELSGKIAVHTMTAIMRAEQLEQWNPLPESDIFDVEYWELEQAKLQRRPAYKPFAGEVAVVTGAASGIGQACVERLLELGASVVGFDVDLAVYSETFVDRSDYVGIHCDITDADLLRESLRYAVWVFGGIDMLVLNAGIFPASTPVSELSLDSWRKTMSVNLDANVTLLKEAYPLLKLAPRGGRVAVVGSKNVPAPGPGAAAYSASKAALNQLARVAALEWGADGIRVNSVHPNQVFDTRLWTEDLIAERAKSYGLTPEAYKRKNVLNIEVTSTDVASAICELLGDNFSKTTGAQVPVDGGNDRVI from the coding sequence ATGTCTGAAACACCAGCAGTTTCCAACCGTTATGAGACTGAAGATGCGGCGAAATATCCCGGTGACCTCGGCCAGCTCATTTATGTCTCCCGCCTGCTTGGACAAGACGAAACCCTGGTTCTTTCCGGCGGCGGCAATACCTCTGTAAAAGTGACCGAGCCGGACCTCTTTGGGGAGCCGGAAGAGCGCATCTACATCAAAGGCAGCGGTGCTGATTTAGCGAATGTCTCCGAAGATGGTTTCACCCCGATGCGCCTCATCCAGACCGGTCGTCTCGCCGAGCTTGCCACTCTGAGCGATTCCGACATGACTAACGCCCTCGCCTCCTACAAAATCCGCGCTGATGCCCCCCCGCCCTCTGTCGAGGCGGTGCTGCATGCCGCGATTCCCGGCAAATTTGTTCTCCATACCCATGCCGACGCCGTGGTGACCATCAGCAACACCCCCAGCGGTGAGAAGTTCATCCGTGAAATCTATGGCAAGCGTGCGCTGGTCGTCCCCTACGTGATGCCGGGCTTCAAGCTCGCTCGTACCGTTGTTGATCTCTGGCGTAAGTTCGCCGCCGAGCCAGGGGAGCTGATGATTCTGCTCAATCATGGCGTCTTCACGTGGGGCGAGACCGCTAAAGCCGCCTATGACACCATGATCGAGGCTGTTCGCCTTGCCGAGGAGTTTCTCCGCGCGCATAACGCCTTCGAATGGCCGCTGACCAACTCCGACCCCCTGGTTGACCGCGTTATCCCCCAGGCTTTGCTCCGTAAACGCATCAGCGAAGCAGCAGGCGCGCCCATGCTGCTGACTTACTATCCGAGCGGTAGGGGCTTCGGTCTGGCGCAGCATCCCAATGGCGCCGATCTGGCAACTCGCGGCCCGCTAACGCCCGATCACGTCATCCGCACCAAGCGCGTACCGATGGTCGGACGCGATGTCGAAGCCTACGCTAAACAATATGAAGCCTATTTCGAGGCGCAGTCCCTCCGCGACTCGCGCGCACTTACCCGCCTCGATGCCGCGCCGCGGATCGTCATCGACCCAGAGCTGGGCATGCTCAGCGCGGGCCGCACCATGCAGGAGGCCGAGCTGTCCGGCAAGATCGCTGTCCACACTATGACGGCCATTATGCGCGCCGAACAGCTCGAACAGTGGAATCCTCTGCCGGAATCCGACATCTTCGACGTCGAATACTGGGAGCTGGAGCAGGCCAAGCTTCAGCGCCGTCCCGCCTACAAACCCTTCGCCGGGGAGGTCGCGGTCGTCACTGGCGCGGCATCCGGCATCGGCCAGGCCTGCGTCGAACGCCTCCTGGAGCTTGGCGCCTCGGTGGTCGGCTTCGACGTCGATCTGGCCGTCTATTCGGAGACTTTCGTGGACCGCTCGGACTACGTCGGGATTCATTGCGATATTACCGATGCCGACCTGCTGCGCGAATCGCTTCGCTACGCGGTATGGGTCTTCGGCGGCATCGACATGCTGGTCCTCAACGCAGGCATATTCCCTGCCAGTACGCCTGTCAGCGAACTCTCGCTCGACAGCTGGCGTAAGACCATGAGCGTCAATCTGGACGCCAACGTGACGCTGCTAAAGGAAGCCTATCCGCTCCTCAAGCTTGCGCCGCGCGGTGGCCGCGTGGCCGTCGTCGGCAGCAAGAACGTCCCAGCACCCGGCCCGGGCGCCGCCGCCTATTCCGCATCCAAAGCCGCCCTAAATCAATTGGCGCGGGTCGCGGCGCTGGAGTGGGGTGCGGATGGAATCCGAGTCAACTCCGTCCATCCCAACCAGGTCTTCGATACGCGCCTCTGGACCGAAGACCTGATCGCCGAGCGCGCAAAGAGCTATGGCCTGACGCCTGAGGCTTACAAGCGCAAGAACGTACTCAACATTGAAGTCACCAGCACCGACGTTGCTAGCGCCATCTGTGAGCTGCTCGGTGACAACTTCAGCAAGACCACCGGCGCGCAGGTGCCTGTGGATGGCGGGAACGATCGGGTCATTTAG
- a CDS encoding FHA domain-containing protein, translated as MLRHSRKITLWLVALVTTVLVTVPASMQQNDPTAINVTFAEVTQGRGDTSSLGLYFTVNDVNGAAIDPGSARSAFIQLEDGTRVEAEVEEANSPLSVVMVLDASGSMGAAADTMRRAAISAVESLPEGTQFSILVFNRQVPTGSAFTQNRTAITNEIALYQPARPSDANAGTCLFDATFAAIDKAREIPLPARRLVMLFTDGRDELIAGGAIDPCSTKTLDDVVARASDIANPVNVYAIGLTGGIPIAEAELRRIADTSNGAAVFGDLNQLTALFQRIVDSIKNQRVARAEICVARGQHTATLLVNAGNQGAALADSLGFVTNVECVPATATPEIDPEINIDSASFDIVTDTVTFTMSAAGEDQIDRYQIQAIDRDGNTVASFDQNAPMSGPISFSVAGVPDTEIEILVRAIRLDGTTADEADRAVRVPRPTPTPTRTLTATPSPTISPSPKPRSANIDGIQYAREADEVIVNLLYGERQAISRVRLTIFDANNTQVRLIEPQELNDQIIFIGRDNGLTAGERYTVRVQALGTNNEVLNESLSEFTYTPIVSPTPSFTPSPTITHTPTEVVIGALIDAVTFDAASQQFVLRIAYENIDLIDSIEIDILDSNGLLVDTIRPQVIDVVTYSPGTKLIGQQQYTFQIKAINADGRVVDRETRPVTDPRTSTPTPSSTPTETLSPTPSFTPSPTPVVVDLRLNPPVEDLATFSLNVEFFNSNPDATDRYELVLVSRTGSNIVSEQTFQATDATTRQISMSGVITGEYEIQLKAFDEDDNELAESSIAFRWTQPEPTATPTPPGLVDRIRENPILGVIVGLIAIILIGILIWLFLSGRRDRKSRSNTSASLPSQTGAFIIPQMPAKSDAPKSSAPAAAPYTPPAAPAQRPSQSSGFLEEPTIRPGQSDSFSTNAAMEIGEATGATSAVTGYLYVNESKDSSIAGRKFPLSKSPFYIGRTGPRQNDINIDGDKNLSRAHCELIYERERWYLMDPSSQLGSTVNNGERITGRIPLEEGDVIRLGGTTTLTFTRRG; from the coding sequence GTGCTGCGCCATTCCCGCAAAATAACGCTGTGGCTGGTTGCACTGGTTACGACCGTCCTAGTGACCGTTCCCGCCAGTATGCAACAAAACGACCCTACTGCGATTAATGTCACGTTTGCAGAAGTCACGCAAGGGCGAGGCGACACGTCTTCGCTTGGGTTATATTTTACCGTGAACGACGTTAATGGTGCAGCAATTGACCCCGGAAGCGCACGTTCGGCATTCATTCAGCTTGAAGACGGTACACGTGTCGAAGCGGAAGTCGAGGAGGCGAATTCGCCACTCTCGGTCGTGATGGTGCTGGACGCGTCAGGGTCGATGGGCGCGGCAGCGGATACCATGCGGCGGGCGGCGATCAGCGCGGTCGAAAGCCTGCCCGAAGGCACACAGTTTTCGATTCTGGTCTTTAACCGCCAGGTGCCGACCGGATCGGCGTTTACGCAGAACCGCACGGCGATCACAAATGAAATTGCGCTGTACCAACCGGCGCGACCCTCCGACGCAAACGCTGGGACGTGCCTGTTCGACGCGACATTTGCCGCGATCGACAAGGCACGGGAAATCCCACTGCCGGCGCGCCGTCTGGTCATGCTGTTCACGGATGGCCGTGACGAACTGATCGCCGGCGGCGCAATAGATCCGTGCAGCACAAAAACGCTGGATGACGTTGTCGCTCGCGCATCGGATATCGCCAATCCCGTAAACGTATATGCAATCGGCCTAACCGGCGGCATTCCGATTGCCGAGGCGGAACTCCGGCGAATTGCTGATACGTCTAACGGCGCGGCGGTCTTTGGCGACCTCAATCAACTGACGGCCCTGTTCCAGCGGATCGTCGACAGCATCAAGAATCAGCGCGTTGCGCGTGCGGAAATCTGCGTAGCGCGAGGCCAGCACACTGCGACCCTGCTGGTGAATGCAGGAAACCAGGGCGCGGCACTGGCAGACAGCCTGGGTTTCGTGACCAACGTCGAGTGCGTACCTGCGACGGCGACGCCAGAAATCGACCCTGAAATCAATATCGACAGCGCGTCATTCGATATCGTCACCGATACAGTCACGTTTACGATGAGCGCCGCCGGCGAAGACCAGATCGACCGCTACCAGATTCAAGCGATCGACCGCGACGGGAACACTGTTGCGAGCTTCGACCAGAATGCGCCGATGTCCGGCCCAATCTCGTTCAGCGTGGCCGGCGTGCCCGACACGGAAATTGAAATCCTGGTCCGGGCGATCCGGCTGGATGGAACGACGGCAGATGAAGCCGATCGCGCCGTCCGCGTGCCCCGCCCCACCCCGACTCCGACGCGGACCCTAACCGCGACACCTTCTCCGACGATTTCGCCGTCGCCCAAGCCGCGCAGCGCGAATATCGACGGCATCCAGTACGCGCGGGAAGCGGATGAAGTGATCGTGAACCTGCTGTATGGCGAGCGTCAGGCCATCAGCCGCGTGCGGCTGACCATCTTCGACGCCAATAACACACAGGTACGGCTGATCGAGCCACAGGAACTGAACGACCAGATCATCTTCATCGGGCGCGACAACGGGCTAACGGCCGGTGAACGGTACACGGTCCGCGTGCAAGCGCTGGGCACGAACAACGAGGTGCTGAACGAAAGCCTCTCCGAGTTTACGTACACGCCGATCGTAAGCCCAACGCCCAGCTTTACGCCTTCGCCGACGATCACGCATACGCCAACCGAGGTAGTGATTGGCGCGCTGATCGATGCGGTGACGTTCGACGCGGCCTCGCAGCAGTTCGTGCTGCGGATTGCGTACGAGAACATCGACCTGATCGACAGCATCGAGATCGACATCCTCGACTCGAACGGGCTACTGGTCGATACGATCCGCCCACAGGTGATCGACGTCGTGACCTATTCGCCCGGAACAAAGCTGATCGGCCAGCAGCAATATACGTTCCAGATCAAAGCGATCAACGCGGACGGACGCGTGGTTGACCGCGAGACGCGACCGGTTACTGATCCGAGAACGTCGACGCCGACGCCCAGCAGCACACCGACCGAAACATTGTCACCGACGCCCAGCTTTACGCCATCCCCCACCCCGGTGGTGGTTGACCTGCGGCTGAACCCGCCAGTCGAGGATCTGGCGACGTTCTCACTGAATGTCGAATTCTTCAACAGTAACCCTGATGCGACCGACCGCTACGAACTCGTCCTGGTGAGCCGGACGGGGAGCAACATCGTCAGCGAACAGACTTTCCAGGCGACGGACGCCACGACGCGTCAAATCAGCATGTCCGGCGTCATCACCGGCGAATACGAAATCCAACTCAAGGCTTTCGACGAGGACGACAACGAACTGGCGGAATCGAGCATCGCGTTCCGGTGGACGCAGCCGGAACCAACGGCGACGCCGACCCCGCCGGGGCTGGTCGACCGTATCCGAGAGAACCCGATTCTGGGCGTGATCGTAGGGCTGATCGCGATCATCCTGATCGGTATCCTGATCTGGTTGTTCCTGAGTGGGAGACGCGACCGGAAGTCGCGCTCGAACACGTCGGCATCGCTGCCATCGCAGACGGGTGCATTCATCATCCCGCAGATGCCGGCAAAATCGGATGCGCCGAAATCGTCGGCGCCAGCAGCGGCACCCTACACTCCTCCTGCAGCACCGGCACAACGGCCGTCACAATCGTCGGGCTTCCTCGAAGAACCTACGATCAGGCCAGGCCAATCCGACTCGTTCTCCACGAATGCGGCGATGGAGATCGGCGAGGCAACCGGGGCGACCTCGGCGGTAACGGGGTACCTGTACGTTAACGAGTCGAAAGACTCATCCATTGCCGGCCGGAAGTTCCCGCTTTCGAAGTCACCGTTCTATATCGGGCGGACCGGGCCGCGACAAAACGACATCAACATCGACGGCGACAAGAACCTTTCGCGCGCGCATTGTGAGCTGATCTACGAGCGCGAACGGTGGTATCTGATGGATCCGTCGAGCCAACTCGGTAGTACGGTGAACAATGGCGAACGGATTACCGGACGTATTCCACTTGAAGAAGGCGACGTGATTCGACTGGGCGGCACGACTACACTGACGTTTACACGTAGAGGGTAA
- a CDS encoding FHA domain-containing protein: MNDYIRMSITSDLFVEKPQQNVEVLGNVPVKTIIYEILKEFGLKGAHGLWFKSTKQELDLNRTLVEQNVGMGAELEFGKRTTRFPAGANEITGKMRGYFRAEGDGRTFPLAWQPALIGRSTDAASASQLAVDLKDVDTTKSVSRQHAQVTEDLGEYFIQRLAENNQLVVDNRQLGRLSPVALKSGSVVKVGNLTMTFVLEEVVDE, translated from the coding sequence ATGAACGACTACATTCGCATGAGCATCACTTCTGACCTGTTTGTCGAAAAGCCGCAGCAGAACGTTGAAGTGCTGGGCAACGTCCCGGTGAAGACCATCATCTATGAAATCCTCAAGGAGTTTGGTCTGAAAGGGGCGCATGGCCTCTGGTTCAAGAGCACCAAGCAGGAACTGGACCTTAATCGGACCCTCGTCGAGCAGAACGTCGGCATGGGCGCAGAGCTTGAGTTTGGCAAACGGACGACCCGTTTTCCGGCTGGCGCAAACGAAATCACGGGCAAGATGCGCGGCTACTTCCGCGCGGAAGGGGACGGTCGGACCTTCCCACTCGCCTGGCAGCCAGCGCTCATTGGCCGCAGCACCGACGCTGCCAGCGCATCCCAGCTGGCCGTCGACCTTAAGGACGTTGACACCACCAAATCCGTCTCGCGGCAGCATGCGCAGGTGACCGAAGACCTTGGCGAGTACTTCATCCAGCGCCTTGCGGAGAATAACCAGCTTGTTGTGGATAATCGCCAGTTGGGGCGTCTCTCACCGGTCGCCCTGAAATCGGGAAGCGTCGTCAAAGTTGGCAATCTGACGATGACTTTCGTGCTGGAAGAAGTTGTAGACGAGTAG